A DNA window from Pseudomonas tohonis contains the following coding sequences:
- a CDS encoding YdgA family protein, which yields MSKTVKIALGAVVAIAAVSAAGAWYTGTQLPAVLDTSIKEANAQLKLSAPAFGTSASMELVSLEQGLFSSTAHYRVRVGEEGQGLELLFVDNIEHGPFPVSRLKAFKLAPVMAASNYALESSPSVEKWFAANKGAAPLVGDVSIGYDRSMSGSLALLPLEMQMDDESHLSFSGLNLELRSDAGGSRVAAIGTMDSLKVDAVSEQGEQVHVLFQGLSLASDQSRSTSGLYVGKSDFTLKTANVIVGENPGVQLTDLAQRQDTRENGSNIEGSLTLDAGSISYADKPIGSAQMLWTMKNLDSVALKSLADFYGALYQQVGQAGESGLGELTEAQQEQAKADLVKLLEGKPQFALERLSLKTANGESRFSLAMQLAKPASFDLPPDQIAREAITSLDLDLSLSKPMISDLVSVQAVLQGQEDQEAIAQQASMTTEMASGMMLSTQLVALEGNDIRARLHYADGQVEFNGKKMTVEEFAGLVMASAGGLGGAMGGEQPAFPDEEMPIEE from the coding sequence AGGGGCCTGGTACACCGGCACCCAGCTGCCCGCCGTGCTGGACACCTCCATCAAGGAGGCCAATGCGCAGCTGAAGCTGTCCGCGCCGGCCTTCGGCACTTCCGCCTCGATGGAGCTGGTCTCCCTCGAACAGGGCCTGTTCAGCAGCACCGCCCATTACCGCGTGCGCGTCGGCGAGGAAGGCCAGGGCCTGGAGCTGTTGTTCGTCGACAACATCGAGCACGGCCCCTTCCCGGTGTCGCGCCTGAAGGCCTTCAAGCTGGCGCCGGTGATGGCCGCCAGCAACTACGCCCTGGAATCCAGCCCCAGCGTCGAGAAGTGGTTCGCCGCCAACAAGGGCGCCGCGCCCCTGGTCGGTGACGTCAGCATCGGCTACGACCGCTCCATGAGCGGCAGCCTGGCCCTGCTGCCCCTGGAGATGCAGATGGACGACGAGTCCCACCTGAGCTTCTCCGGCCTGAACCTGGAGCTGCGCAGCGATGCCGGCGGCAGCCGGGTCGCCGCCATCGGCACCATGGACAGCCTCAAGGTCGACGCCGTCTCCGAGCAGGGCGAGCAGGTGCACGTCCTGTTCCAGGGCCTGTCCCTGGCCAGCGACCAGAGCCGCTCCACCAGCGGCCTGTACGTGGGCAAGAGCGATTTCACCCTGAAGACCGCCAACGTCATCGTCGGCGAAAACCCGGGCGTGCAGCTCACCGACCTGGCCCAGCGCCAGGACACCCGCGAGAACGGCAGCAACATCGAAGGCAGCCTGACGCTCGATGCCGGCAGCATCAGCTACGCCGACAAGCCCATCGGCAGCGCGCAGATGCTCTGGACCATGAAGAACCTCGACTCGGTCGCGCTGAAATCGCTGGCCGACTTCTACGGCGCGCTGTACCAGCAGGTCGGCCAGGCTGGCGAGTCGGGCCTCGGTGAGCTGACCGAAGCGCAGCAGGAGCAAGCCAAGGCCGACCTCGTCAAGTTGCTCGAAGGCAAGCCGCAATTCGCCCTGGAGCGCCTGAGCCTGAAGACCGCCAACGGCGAGAGCCGCTTCAGCCTGGCCATGCAACTGGCCAAGCCGGCGTCCTTCGACTTGCCGCCGGACCAGATCGCCCGCGAGGCCATCACCAGCCTCGACCTGGACCTGAGCCTGTCCAAGCCGATGATCAGCGACCTGGTCAGCGTGCAGGCGGTGCTCCAGGGCCAGGAAGACCAGGAAGCCATCGCCCAGCAGGCCTCGATGACCACCGAGATGGCCAGCGGCATGATGCTCTCCACCCAGCTCGTGGCCCTGGAAGGCAACGACATCCGCGCCCGCCTGCACTACGCCGACGGCCAGGTGGAGTTCAACGGCAAGAAGATGACGGTCGAGGAGTTCGCCGGCCTGGTCATGGCCAGTGCCGGTGGCCTCGGCGGCGCCATGGGCGGCGAGCAGCCGGCCTTCCCGGACGAAGAAATGCCGATCGAGGAATAA
- a CDS encoding EF-hand domain-containing protein produces the protein MISGVSGYSGYSSYGGYGSALSSKSTASGTSSSGGCASGQSKLQEKLFSLLDSNGDGSVAKDELGTALANAKESDSGITVDIDELFAQLDANSDGSIDLDETAALAPPPPPPRGGANPEDLFAELDADGNGAIDESELSSALGENSGIDSSELFASLDSDGDGSLDVDETAALAPPPPPPPAAGFGGDSEELFSVLDADGNGSISQDELGSLFGQAGSGDQGDSGSTTASSDDVYARLAAALLKQYESSAGTYEARIGSQLSIAA, from the coding sequence ATGATCAGTGGCGTCAGTGGTTACTCGGGCTACAGCAGCTACGGCGGCTACGGCTCGGCGCTCTCCTCGAAAAGCACCGCCAGCGGCACCAGCAGCAGTGGCGGCTGCGCCTCGGGACAATCGAAACTGCAGGAAAAGCTGTTCAGCCTGCTGGACAGCAATGGCGACGGCAGCGTCGCCAAGGACGAACTCGGCACCGCGCTGGCCAACGCCAAGGAAAGCGACAGCGGCATCACCGTCGATATCGACGAACTGTTCGCCCAGCTCGACGCCAACAGCGACGGCTCCATCGACCTCGACGAAACCGCTGCCCTCGCCCCGCCCCCGCCACCGCCGCGTGGCGGTGCCAACCCCGAGGACCTGTTCGCCGAGCTGGATGCCGACGGCAATGGCGCCATCGACGAAAGCGAACTGAGCAGCGCCCTGGGCGAGAACAGCGGCATCGACAGCAGCGAACTGTTCGCCAGCCTCGACAGCGATGGCGACGGCAGCCTCGACGTCGACGAAACCGCCGCCCTCGCCCCGCCACCTCCCCCACCGCCGGCCGCCGGCTTCGGCGGCGACAGCGAGGAACTGTTCAGCGTCCTGGACGCCGATGGCAATGGCAGCATCAGCCAGGACGAGCTGGGCAGCCTGTTCGGCCAGGCCGGCAGTGGCGACCAGGGCGACTCCGGCAGCACCACCGCCAGCAGCGACGACGTCTATGCCCGCCTCGCCGCCGCCCTGCTCAAGCAGTACGAGAGCAGCGCCGGCACCTATGAGGCCCGCATCGGCAGCCAGCTCAGCATCGCCGCCTGA
- a CDS encoding ATP-binding protein, with protein MRQADTLFARLFGIFLAAIVLAHLLAFLWFQQYGNPPPQPPPQNAAEGPPPRQPPPPRPLFGGPLVPLTFQLLTLIVAAWYGARVLSRPIQRLASAADRLSENLQAPPLEERGPREVRQAAHAFNLMQQRIREQVAQRSRMLAAVSHDLRTPIARVKLRAEQVPDTQLRQRMDQDLGEMVAMLDATLSYLHQQRADEALQMFDLQALVESMAEDAQDRGADVRAQGQCAPLRAQPMALRSCVSNLVENALRYAGHALIRLEDGPTEVRICVSDHGPGIAPEQREAVFEPFFRLEGSRNRSSGGVGLGLTIAREAARRQGGDLVLGENPGGGLLATLTIPRA; from the coding sequence ATGCGCCAGGCCGACACGCTGTTCGCACGCCTGTTCGGCATCTTCCTGGCCGCCATCGTCCTCGCCCACCTGCTGGCCTTCCTCTGGTTCCAGCAGTACGGCAACCCACCGCCCCAGCCGCCACCGCAGAACGCCGCCGAGGGCCCGCCGCCCCGGCAGCCCCCGCCTCCGCGCCCGCTGTTCGGCGGGCCGCTGGTGCCGCTGACCTTCCAGCTGCTGACCCTCATCGTCGCCGCCTGGTACGGCGCCCGCGTGCTGTCGCGGCCCATCCAGCGCCTGGCCAGCGCCGCCGACCGCCTCAGCGAGAACCTCCAGGCGCCGCCCCTGGAGGAGCGCGGCCCGCGCGAGGTGCGCCAGGCCGCCCACGCCTTCAACCTGATGCAGCAGCGCATCCGCGAGCAGGTCGCCCAGCGCAGCCGCATGCTCGCCGCCGTCTCCCACGACCTGCGCACGCCCATCGCCCGGGTCAAGCTGCGCGCCGAGCAGGTGCCGGACACCCAGTTGCGCCAGCGCATGGACCAGGACCTCGGCGAGATGGTCGCCATGCTCGACGCCACCCTCAGCTACCTGCACCAGCAACGCGCCGACGAAGCCCTGCAGATGTTCGACCTCCAGGCCCTGGTGGAATCCATGGCCGAGGACGCCCAGGACCGCGGCGCCGACGTGCGCGCGCAAGGCCAGTGCGCGCCCCTGCGGGCCCAGCCCATGGCGTTGCGCTCCTGCGTCAGCAACCTGGTGGAGAACGCCCTGCGCTACGCCGGGCATGCCTTGATCCGCCTTGAAGACGGCCCCACCGAGGTGCGCATCTGCGTCAGCGACCACGGCCCCGGCATCGCCCCGGAACAGCGCGAAGCGGTGTTCGAACCCTTCTTCCGCCTCGAAGGCTCGCGCAACCGCAGCTCCGGTGGCGTCGGCCTGGGCCTGACCATCGCCCGCGAGGCCGCACGGCGCCAGGGCGGCGACCTGGTCCTGGGCGAAAATCCCGGCGGCGGCCTGCTGGCCACCCTCACCATCCCCCGCGCCTGA
- a CDS encoding response regulator, with product MHNQAPTPLDNRRWNIRALLVDDDVPIRDLLCDYLARFNIEAVGVDDGEAMREALADSPFDVVVLDLMLPGEDGLSLCRWLRSESDIPILMLTARCEPTDRIIGLELGADDYMAKPFEPRELVARIQTILRRVRDDREGLRADQRASIRFDAWRLNGVLRQLQSPEGMVVPLSNAEFRLLWVFLERPRRVLSREQLLDAARGRSIEAFDRSIDLLVSRLRQKLGDDPRSPRLIKTVRGEGYLFDAREIG from the coding sequence ATGCACAACCAAGCCCCCACCCCCCTCGACAACCGCCGCTGGAACATCCGCGCCCTGCTGGTGGACGACGACGTGCCGATCCGCGACCTGCTCTGCGACTACCTCGCCCGCTTCAACATCGAGGCGGTGGGCGTGGACGACGGCGAGGCGATGCGCGAAGCGCTGGCCGACTCCCCCTTCGACGTCGTGGTCCTGGACCTCATGCTGCCCGGTGAAGACGGACTCTCCCTGTGCCGCTGGCTGCGCAGCGAATCCGACATCCCGATCCTCATGCTCACCGCCCGTTGCGAGCCCACCGATCGCATCATCGGCCTGGAACTGGGCGCCGACGACTACATGGCCAAGCCCTTCGAGCCACGCGAGCTGGTGGCGCGCATCCAGACCATCCTGCGTCGCGTGCGCGACGACCGCGAAGGCCTGCGTGCCGACCAGCGCGCCAGCATCCGCTTCGACGCCTGGCGCCTGAACGGCGTGCTGCGCCAGCTGCAATCCCCCGAGGGCATGGTGGTGCCGTTGTCCAACGCCGAATTCCGCCTGCTCTGGGTCTTCCTCGAGCGCCCACGCCGGGTGCTCAGCCGCGAACAGCTGCTGGACGCCGCCCGGGGCCGCTCCATCGAAGCCTTCGACCGCAGCATCGACCTGCTCGTCTCGCGCCTGCGGCAGAAGCTTGGCGACGACCCCCGGTCCCCGCGCCTGATCAAGACCGTGCGCGGCGAGGGCTACCTGTTCGACGCGCGGGAGATCGGCTGA
- a CDS encoding ZIP family metal transporter: protein MQISTTLLAGFWGWLAASSLLLGAAIGFWVTLPRAVTASVMAYGSGVLIAALCFGQIPEAERLGGLGPTLAGMLAGGALFVLASQLLDRWEARHRQRSGGAGSMVALLIAVGAFLDGIPESLGLGLGLLDGGEVSLLMLVAIFLSNLPEGLASAAGLREEKRSGLFVFCLWGSIVLLSGLAAMAGPGLMSDLPPAWLGFALAFSAGAVLCMLVDTLIPEAFESTHAWTGLITLAGFMTAFALDHL, encoded by the coding sequence ATGCAGATTTCCACCACCCTGCTCGCCGGTTTCTGGGGCTGGCTGGCCGCCAGCAGCCTGTTGCTCGGCGCCGCCATCGGCTTCTGGGTGACGCTGCCCAGGGCGGTCACCGCCTCGGTGATGGCCTATGGCAGCGGGGTGTTGATCGCGGCACTGTGCTTCGGGCAGATCCCCGAGGCCGAGCGCCTCGGCGGGCTGGGGCCGACCTTGGCGGGCATGCTCGCCGGCGGCGCGCTGTTCGTCCTCGCCAGCCAGTTGCTGGACCGCTGGGAAGCGCGTCACCGCCAGCGCAGCGGCGGCGCCGGCTCCATGGTGGCGCTGTTGATCGCGGTGGGCGCCTTCCTCGACGGCATTCCCGAATCCCTGGGGCTCGGCCTGGGCCTGCTGGACGGCGGCGAGGTGAGCCTGCTGATGCTGGTGGCGATCTTCCTCTCCAACCTGCCGGAGGGGCTGGCCAGCGCCGCCGGGCTGCGCGAGGAGAAGCGCAGCGGCCTGTTCGTGTTCTGCCTGTGGGGCAGCATCGTCCTGCTGTCGGGCCTGGCGGCCATGGCCGGCCCGGGGCTGATGAGCGACCTGCCGCCGGCCTGGCTGGGCTTCGCCCTGGCGTTCTCCGCCGGTGCGGTGCTGTGCATGCTGGTGGACACGCTGATCCCCGAGGCCTTCGAGAGCACCCACGCCTGGACCGGGCTGATCACCCTGGCCGGCTTCATGACCGCCTTCGCCCTCGACCATCTCTAG
- the pyrF gene encoding orotidine-5'-phosphate decarboxylase, whose protein sequence is MSACQTPIIVALDFPTREAALKLADQLDPALCRVKVGKELFTSCASDIVATLRERGFEVFLDLKFHDIPNTTAMAVKAAAEMGVWMVNVHCSGGLRMMAACRETLERFNGPRPLLIGVTVLTSMEREDLAGIGLDIEPQEQVLRLAALAQKAGMDGLVCSAQEAPALKAAHPALQLVTPGIRPAGSAQDDQRRILTPRQALDAGSDYLVIGRPISQAADPAKALAAVVAELA, encoded by the coding sequence ATGTCCGCCTGCCAGACGCCCATCATCGTCGCCCTCGATTTCCCCACCCGCGAAGCCGCGCTGAAGCTGGCCGACCAGCTCGACCCTGCGCTGTGCCGGGTGAAGGTGGGCAAGGAGCTGTTCACCAGCTGCGCGTCGGACATCGTCGCCACCCTGCGCGAGCGCGGCTTCGAGGTGTTCCTCGACCTGAAATTCCACGACATCCCCAACACCACCGCGATGGCGGTGAAGGCGGCGGCGGAGATGGGCGTGTGGATGGTCAACGTGCACTGCTCCGGCGGCCTGCGCATGATGGCGGCCTGCCGCGAGACCCTGGAACGGTTCAACGGGCCCAGGCCGCTGCTGATCGGCGTCACCGTGCTGACCAGCATGGAGCGCGAGGACCTGGCCGGCATCGGCCTGGACATCGAACCCCAGGAGCAGGTGCTGCGCCTGGCGGCCCTGGCGCAGAAGGCCGGGATGGACGGCCTGGTGTGCTCGGCCCAGGAAGCGCCTGCCTTGAAGGCGGCGCACCCGGCCCTGCAACTGGTCACCCCCGGCATCCGCCCGGCGGGCAGCGCCCAGGACGACCAGCGCCGCATCCTCACCCCGCGCCAGGCGCTGGACGCCGGCTCCGACTACCTGGTGATCGGCCGCCCCATCAGCCAGGCCGCCGACCCGGCCAAGGCGCTGGCGGCGGTGGTCGCCGAACTGGCCTGA
- a CDS encoding NADP-dependent oxidoreductase, with amino-acid sequence MPQLNRQFLLAKRPVGAATRDTFSYVEKPVGEPGPNQILVENLYLSLDPAMRGWMNDAKSYIPPVGLGEVMRALGVGKVIASNHPDYAVGDHVNGALGVQDYFVGEPRGFYKVDPSRAPLPLYLSALGMTGMTAYFALLDVGAPKAGETVVLSGAAGAVGSIAGQIAKIKGCRVVGIAGGADKCRFLIDELGFDAAIDYKNEDVVAGLKRECPKGVDVYFDNVGGDILDAVLSRLAPRARIVICGAISQYNNKEAVKGPANYLSLLVNRARMEGFVVMDHAANFASAAQEMGGWMAAGKLKSKEDIVEGLETFPETLGKLFSGENFGKLVLKVK; translated from the coding sequence ATGCCCCAGCTCAACCGCCAGTTCCTGCTCGCCAAACGCCCGGTCGGCGCGGCCACCCGCGACACTTTCTCCTACGTCGAGAAACCGGTGGGCGAACCCGGCCCGAACCAGATCCTGGTGGAGAACCTCTACCTGTCCCTCGACCCCGCCATGCGCGGCTGGATGAACGACGCCAAGTCCTACATCCCGCCGGTGGGCCTGGGCGAGGTGATGCGCGCCCTGGGCGTGGGCAAGGTGATCGCCTCCAACCATCCCGACTACGCCGTCGGTGACCACGTCAACGGCGCGCTCGGCGTGCAGGACTACTTCGTCGGCGAGCCGCGCGGCTTCTACAAGGTCGACCCGAGCCGCGCGCCGCTGCCGCTCTACCTCTCCGCCCTCGGCATGACCGGCATGACCGCCTACTTCGCCCTGCTCGACGTCGGTGCGCCCAAGGCCGGCGAAACCGTGGTGCTTTCCGGTGCCGCCGGCGCGGTCGGCAGCATCGCCGGGCAGATCGCCAAGATCAAAGGCTGCCGCGTGGTCGGCATCGCCGGTGGCGCCGACAAGTGCCGCTTCCTGATCGACGAACTCGGCTTCGACGCCGCCATCGACTACAAGAACGAAGACGTCGTCGCCGGCCTCAAGCGCGAATGCCCGAAAGGCGTGGACGTGTATTTCGACAACGTCGGCGGCGACATCCTCGACGCCGTGCTCAGCCGCCTGGCCCCGCGCGCGCGCATCGTCATCTGCGGCGCCATCAGCCAGTACAACAACAAGGAAGCGGTGAAGGGCCCGGCCAACTACCTGTCGCTGCTGGTCAACCGCGCACGCATGGAAGGCTTCGTGGTGATGGACCACGCCGCCAACTTCGCCAGCGCCGCCCAGGAAATGGGCGGCTGGATGGCCGCCGGCAAGCTCAAGAGCAAGGAAGACATCGTCGAAGGCCTGGAAACCTTCCCCGAGACCCTCGGCAAGCTGTTCAGCGGCGAGAACTTCGGCAAGCTGGTGCTGAAGGTCAAGTAA
- a CDS encoding SDR family oxidoreductase, whose translation MSMTFSGQVALVTGAANGIGRATAQAFAAEGLKVVVSDVDAAGGEATVQLIRDAGGDATFIRCNVTVDAEVKALVEGTVAAYGRLDYAFNNAGIEIEKGKLAEGSEAEFDAIMGVNVKGVWLCMKYQIPQMLAQGSAGAIVNTASVAGLGAAPKMSIYAASKHAVIGLTKSAAVEYAKKKIRVNAVCPAVIDTDMFRRAYEADPKKGEFAAAMHPVGRIGKVEEIAGAVLYLCSDAAGFTTGHSLAVDGGATAI comes from the coding sequence ATGAGCATGACTTTCTCCGGCCAGGTCGCCCTGGTGACTGGCGCCGCCAACGGTATCGGCCGCGCGACCGCGCAGGCATTCGCCGCCGAGGGGCTGAAGGTGGTGGTGTCCGATGTCGACGCCGCTGGCGGCGAGGCCACTGTGCAACTGATCCGCGATGCCGGTGGCGACGCCACCTTCATCCGCTGCAACGTCACCGTCGACGCCGAGGTGAAGGCCCTGGTGGAGGGCACGGTCGCCGCCTATGGCCGCCTCGACTACGCCTTCAACAACGCCGGCATCGAGATCGAGAAGGGCAAGCTGGCCGAGGGCTCCGAGGCGGAGTTCGACGCCATCATGGGCGTCAACGTCAAGGGCGTCTGGCTGTGCATGAAGTACCAGATCCCGCAGATGCTGGCCCAGGGCAGCGCCGGCGCCATCGTCAACACCGCGTCCGTCGCCGGCCTCGGCGCGGCGCCGAAGATGAGCATCTATGCCGCTTCCAAGCACGCGGTGATCGGCCTGACCAAGTCGGCTGCCGTCGAGTACGCGAAGAAGAAGATCCGCGTCAACGCGGTGTGCCCGGCGGTGATCGACACCGACATGTTCCGCCGTGCCTACGAGGCCGACCCGAAGAAGGGCGAGTTCGCCGCCGCCATGCACCCGGTGGGGCGCATCGGCAAGGTCGAGGAAATCGCCGGCGCGGTGCTCTACCTGTGCAGCGACGCCGCGGGCTTCACCACCGGCCATTCCCTGGCCGTGGACGGTGGCGCCACCGCCATCTGA
- a CDS encoding bile acid:sodium symporter family protein produces the protein MTASPLVTIFLPLALGIIMLGLGLSLTLADFARVVKFPKPVLIGLGCQILLLPLACFLLAKGFQLEAALAVGMMLLAASPGGTSANLYSHLAHGDVALNITLTAVNSVIAILTMPLIVNLSLAHFMSGDQAIPLQFSKVLQVFVIVLGPVAIGMFLRSRFPGFAVRMEKPVKIISALFLLLIIVLAVAKDWRTFVDYAPVVGLAALAFNLISLAVGYFVPRLCRLSQRQAVAIGMEIGIHNGTLAIALALSPMLLNNPTMAIPAAIYSIIMFFTAAAFGWWVNRVHGRELAAEA, from the coding sequence ATGACCGCAAGCCCCCTGGTAACGATCTTCCTGCCCCTGGCGCTGGGCATCATCATGCTCGGCCTCGGGCTGTCCCTGACCCTGGCGGACTTCGCCCGGGTGGTGAAATTCCCCAAGCCGGTGCTGATCGGCCTCGGCTGCCAGATCCTCCTGCTGCCGCTGGCGTGCTTCCTGCTCGCCAAGGGCTTCCAGCTGGAGGCGGCGCTGGCGGTGGGCATGATGCTGCTGGCGGCGTCCCCCGGCGGTACCTCGGCCAACCTCTACAGCCACCTGGCCCATGGCGACGTGGCGCTGAACATCACCCTGACGGCGGTGAACTCGGTGATCGCCATCCTCACCATGCCGCTGATCGTCAACCTGTCCCTGGCCCATTTCATGAGCGGCGACCAGGCCATCCCGCTGCAGTTTTCCAAGGTGCTGCAGGTGTTCGTCATCGTCCTCGGCCCGGTGGCCATCGGCATGTTCCTGCGCAGCCGCTTCCCCGGCTTCGCCGTGCGCATGGAGAAGCCGGTGAAGATCATCTCCGCGTTGTTCCTGCTGCTGATCATCGTGCTGGCGGTGGCCAAGGACTGGCGCACCTTCGTCGACTACGCCCCGGTGGTGGGCCTGGCCGCGCTGGCGTTCAACCTGATCAGCCTGGCGGTGGGCTATTTCGTGCCGCGCCTGTGCCGCCTCAGCCAGCGCCAGGCGGTGGCCATCGGCATGGAGATCGGCATCCACAACGGCACCCTGGCCATCGCCCTGGCGCTGAGCCCGATGTTGCTGAACAACCCGACCATGGCGATCCCGGCGGCCATCTACAGCATCATCATGTTCTTCACCGCCGCCGCCTTCGGCTGGTGGGTCAACCGCGTGCACGGGCGCGAGCTGGCGGCGGAGGCCTGA
- a CDS encoding benzoate/H(+) symporter BenE family transporter, with translation MTQASDSSAPLPRLRPLADSSLSAVVAGFIAMLTGYTSSLVLMFQAGQAAGLSAGQISSWIWAISIGMAVCSIGLSLRFRTPITVAWSTPGAALLITSLPGVPYAEAIGAFVVCAVLLTLVGLTGGFERMMRRLPGSLAAALLAGILFKIGSEIFVAAQHRTALVLAMFFSYLLLKRLQPRYAVLVALLVGCGMSAALGLLDFSGFSFALAQPVWTTPSFSLTAIISIGIPLFIVAMASQNIPGIAVLRADGYQVPASPLISATGFASLLLAPFGSHGINLAAISAAICTGPHAHEDRNKRYTAAVWCGVFYGIAGIFAATLAALFAAFPKELVLSVAALALFGSISNGLTVAMNEPKEREAALITFMVTASGMSLLSIGSAFWGLIAGVLTLVILNWNTGKD, from the coding sequence ATGACCCAGGCCTCCGATTCCAGCGCCCCCCTGCCCCGCCTGCGCCCGCTGGCCGACTCGTCACTGTCGGCGGTGGTGGCGGGCTTCATCGCCATGCTCACCGGCTACACCAGCTCGCTGGTGCTGATGTTCCAGGCGGGCCAGGCCGCCGGCCTCAGCGCCGGGCAGATTTCCTCGTGGATCTGGGCCATCTCCATCGGCATGGCGGTCTGCAGCATCGGCCTGTCGCTGCGCTTTCGCACCCCCATCACCGTGGCCTGGTCGACCCCCGGCGCCGCACTGCTGATCACCAGCCTGCCGGGCGTGCCCTACGCCGAGGCCATCGGTGCCTTCGTCGTCTGCGCCGTGCTGCTGACCCTGGTCGGCCTCACCGGCGGTTTCGAGCGCATGATGCGCCGCCTGCCCGGCTCCCTGGCCGCCGCGTTGCTGGCCGGCATCCTGTTCAAGATCGGCAGCGAGATCTTCGTCGCCGCGCAGCACCGCACCGCCCTGGTGCTGGCGATGTTCTTCAGCTACCTGCTGCTCAAGCGCCTGCAACCCCGCTACGCGGTGCTGGTGGCGCTGCTGGTGGGTTGCGGCATGTCGGCGGCGCTGGGGCTGCTCGACTTCAGTGGTTTCAGCTTCGCCCTGGCGCAGCCGGTGTGGACCACGCCGAGCTTCTCCCTCACCGCCATCATCAGCATCGGCATCCCGCTGTTCATCGTCGCCATGGCCTCGCAGAACATCCCCGGCATCGCCGTGCTGCGCGCCGATGGCTACCAGGTACCGGCCTCGCCGCTGATCTCGGCCACCGGCTTCGCCTCGCTGCTGCTGGCGCCCTTCGGCTCACACGGCATCAACCTGGCCGCCATCAGCGCCGCCATCTGCACCGGCCCGCACGCCCACGAGGACCGCAACAAGCGCTACACCGCCGCCGTCTGGTGCGGGGTCTTCTATGGCATCGCCGGCATCTTCGCCGCCACCCTCGCCGCGCTGTTCGCCGCCTTCCCCAAGGAGCTGGTGCTGTCGGTGGCCGCCCTGGCGCTGTTCGGCTCCATCAGCAACGGCCTGACCGTGGCGATGAACGAACCCAAGGAACGCGAGGCCGCGCTGATCACCTTCATGGTCACCGCCTCGGGCATGAGCCTGCTATCCATCGGCTCGGCCTTCTGGGGCCTGATCGCCGGGGTGCTGACGCTGGTGATCCTCAACTGGAATACCGGCAAGGACTGA
- a CDS encoding LysE family translocator has translation MSLELLLAFALFAFVTSVTPGPNNMMLLASGVNFGVRRSVPHMLGISLGFMVLVMAVGLGLHQVFEQVPVLYTALRYLGAAYLLYLAWKIAGSGAPDSRDSGARPFTFLQAAAFQWVNPKAWVMAIGAITTYTPQEDFVTNALLIAALFALINCPSVGLWTVAGSLLRRWLSSPRVLRAFNIGMALLLVASLYPILVDIKGTV, from the coding sequence ATGAGCCTGGAACTGCTGCTCGCCTTCGCCCTGTTCGCCTTCGTCACCTCGGTCACGCCCGGCCCGAACAACATGATGCTGCTCGCCTCCGGGGTGAACTTCGGCGTGCGCCGCAGCGTGCCGCACATGCTCGGCATCAGCCTGGGCTTCATGGTTCTGGTGATGGCGGTCGGCCTCGGCCTGCACCAGGTCTTCGAGCAGGTACCGGTGCTCTACACCGCCCTGCGCTACCTGGGCGCGGCCTACCTGCTCTACCTGGCGTGGAAGATCGCCGGCTCCGGTGCACCGGACAGCCGTGACAGCGGCGCGCGCCCCTTCACCTTCCTCCAGGCGGCCGCCTTCCAGTGGGTCAACCCCAAGGCCTGGGTCATGGCGATCGGCGCCATCACCACCTATACCCCCCAGGAGGACTTCGTCACCAACGCCCTGTTGATCGCCGCGCTGTTCGCCCTGATCAACTGCCCCAGCGTCGGGCTCTGGACCGTCGCCGGCAGCCTGCTGCGCCGCTGGCTGTCCTCGCCACGGGTGCTGCGCGCCTTCAATATCGGCATGGCCCTGCTCCTGGTGGCCTCGCTCTATCCGATCCTCGTCGACATCAAGGGAACCGTGTGA
- a CDS encoding MarR family winged helix-turn-helix transcriptional regulator yields the protein MLDLKNPAVQHAAMEAFFFGYQAFTSKPDEMLARRGLSRVHHRILFFIAKYPGLSVKEMLGYLGVSKQALNTPLRQLMEMDLVQSSAADDDKRKRQLGLTADGSKLEKSLRREQARLLERAFSEAGADAVDGWLKVNQALSSARPGESEEAA from the coding sequence ATGCTTGACCTTAAAAACCCAGCCGTCCAGCACGCCGCCATGGAGGCCTTCTTCTTCGGCTACCAGGCCTTCACCAGCAAGCCCGACGAAATGCTCGCCCGTCGCGGCCTGTCGCGGGTGCACCACCGCATCCTGTTCTTCATCGCCAAGTACCCGGGCCTCAGCGTCAAGGAAATGCTCGGCTACCTGGGCGTGAGCAAGCAGGCGCTGAACACGCCGCTGCGCCAGTTGATGGAGATGGACCTGGTGCAGAGCAGCGCCGCCGACGACGACAAGCGCAAGCGCCAGCTGGGCCTGACCGCCGACGGCTCGAAACTGGAGAAGAGCCTGCGCCGCGAACAGGCGCGCCTGCTGGAGCGCGCCTTCAGCGAGGCCGGGGCGGACGCCGTGGATGGCTGGCTGAAGGTCAACCAGGCATTGTCCAGCGCCCGTCCGGGCGAGAGCGAAGAAGCGGCCTGA